A single Glycine soja cultivar W05 chromosome 14, ASM419377v2, whole genome shotgun sequence DNA region contains:
- the LOC114383387 gene encoding protein FLX-like 1, with product MAGRKHAPSSFTRLDEARLAHSSSSSAAVVRALEERVEARHREIQALLSDNQRLAGIHVALKQDLAATQEELRRLSATAAEVKAERDAEVREIYEKSLKVDAEVRAVAAMSSELDRVRADVLELVAERKELAAQLHAVESELAKARAEAQFVPAIKADIEAMRHEIQRGRNAIEFEKKTHARNLEHRRAMDNNMIIMDREVEKLRADLANAEKRARAVMAADAKTNPGYPANYDNPEMGYGGITCPPDSYSMHQLQAVVDTHSPHEAGASLHYPNDLQHTQVPR from the exons ATGGCGGGGCGCAAGCACGCGCCCTCCTCCTTTACGCGCCTCGACGAGGCGCGTCTTGCGcattcctcctcctcctccgccGCCGTGGTCCGCGCCCTCGAGGAGCGCGTCGAGGCGCGCCACCGCGAGATCCAGGCCCTGCTCAGCGACAACCAGCGCCTCGCCGGCATCCACGTGGCGCTCAAGCAGGACCTCGCCGCCACTCAGGAGGAGCTCCGCCGCCTCTCCGCCACTGCCGCCGAGGTCAAGGCCGAGCGCGACGCCGAGGTGCGCGAGATCTACGAGAAGTCACTCAAGGTCGACGCCGAGGTCCGCGCCGTCGCCGCCATGAGCTCCGAGCTGGATCGCGTGCGGGCGGACGTGCTGGAGCTCGTGGCGGAGCGGAAGGAGCTCGCGGCGCAACTGCATGCCGTGGAGAGCGAGCTTGCAAAGGCGCGCGCGGAGGCGCAGTTTGTGCCGGCGATTAAGGCCGATATAGAGGCCATGCGCCATGAGATTCAACGAGGAAG GAATGCTATTGAATTTGAGAAGAAGACACACGCTAGAAACCTTGAGCACAGACGGGCTATGGACAACAATATGATTATTATGGACCGCGAGGTTGAAAAGTTACGTGCTGACTTGGCTAATGCAGAAAAAAGGGCAAGGGCTGTGATGGCTGCAGATGCAAAAACAA ATCCTGGATATCCTGCTAACTATGACAATCCTGAGATGGGATATGGAGGAATTACATGTCCTCCTGATTCTTATAGCATGCATCAG CTGCAAGCTGTGGTTGACACTCATTCTCCACATGAAGCTGGAGCATCATTACATTATCCGAATGACCTGCAACATACACAAGTGCCTAGATAG